From the genome of Macadamia integrifolia cultivar HAES 741 unplaced genomic scaffold, SCU_Mint_v3 scaffold1430, whole genome shotgun sequence, one region includes:
- the LOC122063702 gene encoding peroxidase P7-like, with translation MSLRTDSPYLFELHFCNPETLCWFPPPLPFLDLMAFYNFLCLTLLIASACTVAHCKLSPKYYSSTCPKSLSIVKSTVIAAIKKETRIGASLLRLHFHDCFVNGCDGSILLDDTANFTGEKMAAPNNNSARGFNVVDKIKAGLEKECPGVVSCADILALAARDSVEYLGGPSWTVELGRRDSTTASLAAANSSIPAPTLNLSALISNFKGHGLSVKDLVALSGSHTIGLARCTSFRSRIYNDSNIDASFAKLRRSKCPKSGSNNSLANLDAVSPTHFDNYYYKNLLGGKGLLHSDQELYNGSSRTDYLVKRYVHEPSVFFSDFAEAMIKMGNIKPLTGIKGEVRLNCRKVN, from the exons ATGTCCCTTCGTACTGACTCTCCTTATCTATTTGAACTCCATTTCTGTAATCCTGAGACTTTGTGTTGGTTTCCCCCTCCTCTGCCTTTCTTAGATCTCATGGCTTTTTACAACTTTCTCTGTTTGACCCTCTTAATTGCAAGTGCTTGCACTGTGGCTCATTGCAAGCTCTCCCCAAAATACTACTCATCAACTTGCCCCAAGTCTCTTTCCATTGTGAAATCTACTGTAATTGCTGCTATTAAGAAGGAAACAAGAATTGGTGCCTCATTACTTCGATTACATTTCCATGATTGCTTTGTAAAT GGCTGTGATGGATCGATACTACTGGATGATACAGCCAATTTCACAGGCGAAAAAATGGCGGCCCCGAATAATAATTCGGCTAGAGGCTTCAATGTAGTAGACAAAATCAAAGCTGGGCTGGAGAAGGAGTGCCCTGGAGTTGTGTCTTGTGCTGATATTCTTGCTTTGGCTGCTCGTGATTCAGTTGAATAT CTTGGTGGCCCTTCATGGACAGTTGAACTAGGAAGGAGGGATTCTACTACAGCCAGCCTTGCTGCAGCCAATTCCAGCATCCCTGCACCCACTTTGAACCTAAGTGCTCTTATATCTAATTTTAAGGGACATGGATTGTCTGTAAAAGACTTAGTGGCTCTTTCAG GTTCACACACCATTGGATTAGCTAGGTGCACCTCATTCCGAAGCCGAATCTATAATGACTCAAATATAGATGCTTCATTTGCCAAGTTACGGAGGAGCAAATGCCCCAAGAGTGGTAGCAATAACAGCCTCGCCAACCTTGATGCTGTAAGCCCTACCCATTTCGATAATTACTATTATAAGAATTTATTGGGAGGAAAGGGGCTGCTTCATTCAGACCAGGAGCTTTACAATGGCAGTTCCAGAACTGATTATCTGGTTAAAAGATATGTTCATGAACCTTCTGTGTTCTTCAGTGACTTTGCTGAGGCTATGATTAAGATGGGTAATATTAAGCCTCTTACTGGAATTAAGGGAGAGGTTAGACTCAATTGTAGAAAGGTGAACTAA